The stretch of DNA GATGTATGCACCTAAAGGGTATTGTTTTAGTTCTATCCTATGTTTACTAAGAGTGGGTAGACCCGGACTTGAATATTTTATATGAGAAGACACGTGGTTCCACGGCAGTAAAACTCTCGCTCACTCCATGTACGCGTCAACTCTCTAAAATAaggtgatttgaaagaattttgaaaaagtaCAATGTACAATTCGCGTGTACAATGTGTGTGAGTGTCAGTATACCgaaatggagaaaatatgaaCCGAATgtcaatttatataaaataataaacaaataaacaatctatacaaaataataacaaataaacaatttatgtcatataaacaagataaatcaagATAATTAGCAAAACATAAAAAACAATATGGTTACCTAAGTCTATAATGGTTAGAACCTTgcttccccagcagagtcgccaaactatcataccctatttttacctaAGGTTAAAATGAGCACGACATTATAGActctaaaagaataaattatgtACAGAAtcaccacctaatttttaaggaaaaataggaaacctacttatttattaacaagtATGAATTGTGTTTTTAATCTACGAAATCAATTTAGATTCTGGATAAGGATTCAAATTTTTCCAAAGAGAAGGGATTAGACagccttcagaatccacaaatgtggttcccaGCCAGACTTAGATTtattaaaagacaaaaaaaaaagaaaaatcaatgtttgtaaatacaaatataaaatatgtattgaaaTAATACAATGCGTATGTTGTCgtatatataaacaaaagtatatacgtatatgtatgtaaagaaaagacaagattgaataaagaaaaattgctTTAAAGAAAAGACTACGTAATAATTTAGTGTAAAAAATGTGAATTATTTAATtcaatatctaaattaatttttaatagaaaTATTAACAGCCTAAAATTGCCTAACACATGGTGAGGATtgcgtaaataaagaatatcccgcccaatacaccaaaaataaatatttccctATAATTAATAGTTGTACAAgtataaaagtataaaaatacaaacataaaaattaaagtcTTCTTTGAATGTCATTCCCGATGAGTATTCTTAATatcctgtataaacacttgtaagtGAAATGTTAGTAACGAataaataatgtatatatatatatatatatatataaaagaggctTAGAGATTTGCTTATGTGGCATACTTCTAAGGCCACCAttagtatttatcttttttatcaattttttggcttttttctcttatatttccttcaaaatatttgttgaaaatttaatCAATCTATCATTAAGTCTATAATTATCCACATTAAtttgtattaaatttatttttaaagccAAAAAGGTTTTTCCTCTCCCCCACATTTTAGACAACTCTTAAGTTCCTAATCGTAGATTGAATTGTATATATAAGGAGGATTGGAGGAGTTGAGTGTGTAGGTTTGGATTTCTTTCTCTTAAATTGTTggttattcttcttcttcttatgtGCTATCAACATTAaatccataaccaaaaccaaaaacaaaaaattaaaaccagCTAACTAATTACTAATAGGAGCATTAGTACGTCCAGgaggaaaattcaaaaaagtcTTTAAGTAGCATTGAGACGAACTTCAACTTTTAGGTATTTCCTTGATGATCATATTGATGTGTAAGTATCTTTGTTTGACTTTGAAACTTATAATAATTTAGTTATGTGTTTTTGCTATTGAGCGTATTTTGATTTGATAATCTACAGGAAGTACGAGGAGATTGAACCACCAGAAGCTGTAGACTTTATTTACGTTATGCATGGCTATATCTACTGCGAAAGAGTTGCTTCTGATGGAAATTGATACACCAAGCTCCCTAAAATTTAAGCCGAGTAATTCCACAGCAAAAACATTTCTCAGAGGATCTAATGGGACTATTCAAGAAGATTAAGCAATAAGAGGAGTTGAAATattcactactagaaattacccctattgcaACGAACTTTTTAGCAACGGTTCCAAAAGCATTGCAATAGAgggtctattgcaatggttacaactgttgcaaaaaaaaaaattattctgatAGAACGATTTTATAGTATAACCGTTACTATTATTGAAGAACCATTGCAATAAAGTGCCTTATAGCAATGGTTGCATGAATTGTTGCCATTAAGTCATCTATGACAACGctttattggaaaaaaaaatactattgtAACGTTTTTTATTTCCCTCCCCAATATTgccaaaaatcaaagaaatataaaaattgtGTCCCCAATTTCACCGATGTTTCCTTAAGCTCCGATGACCCAATTTCACTGTGCTATTTCATTGAGCTCTTTGACTGATTAACTCTCAAATTGACTGCCTAATTCGGGtcattcttcttcatcttttctacATCATCAACTTCACTCTTATCCCTCTAGAAACTTCAATTCTATGAACATGGATGAAATTCTCAAGAATATTTATTCTGATTCTAATCCTTTTGCTTCTGACCCCACTGTTACCTTCACCGTCACCACTTTTGTTGCTATTAATTCTATTGTTGTGGTCGccggtggtggtggtggtggggatGTGGTGCTCAGTAAGACTGTAGATGAGGTATGGATGGAGATTGTagtaggggtgggggtgggagtAGGGAGACGCAGATGACTTTGGAGCACAGTGCTCCGACTTCACTATGCTCTGACCGTTGCTACTCTGACTTCAATTTCAGTTCCTTATATTTTGCTTCTACTAATGCtactataatattttaattttcaggCCTTAGAAATACAAGGAAAGCATTCTGAAGCTGTGGTGAAACTGTTTAAAATTTGTGTCATTCACCAGATATTTCCTCCTAAAGAGTTCTCATTTTGTATCTCTTCATTTTATACTTTGTTAAGTTCGTCTGATTTATGCTCTATTTGTGTATCTCATGGTGTGTTCTGTTTTAATTCTTTTGGAAACATCTTAGCATTGAGCCATtgatatcttttaaaaataaaagaatccaGGAAAAATAACAGTTATAACTTATTCTTGAT from Capsicum annuum cultivar UCD-10X-F1 unplaced genomic scaffold, UCD10Xv1.1 ctg255, whole genome shotgun sequence encodes:
- the LOC124890808 gene encoding uncharacterized protein LOC124890808, whose product is MNMDEILKNIYSDSNPFASDPTVTFTVTTFVAINSIVVVAGGGGGGDVVLSKTVDEALEIQGKHSEAVVKLFKICVIHQIFPPKEFSFCISSFYTLLSSSDLCSICVSHGVFCFNSFGNILALSH